The DNA window TAATATTGTGTGGGTTAATGGATTATATATTTTATTTTTTGGTGAAGATTGGGCCGGAATATTTATGTTCCCCGTACCGCTATTAATGATAGCAGTAAATTGGGCCCTTTTTTACTTTAAAAAGACTGATGATGTAAAGAAATTTGTTTTTGTTACGATGTGTTTGACGCTATTTCCAATAATACTTTGGGTGACCGAATCTCTTGGGGGGACCGAATCTCTATCTCTTTGATTAAAATTTAAATTATTAAAACACCGCCAGATTATGGCGGTGTTTTCAGTTTGTTATTTATTTCTACTGTGACTGTTTCAGGGAATCCTTCAGTGTTTTGCCTGCCTTGAACTTCGTAATGGTCAGCCCATGTTCCGTTTTATTCACTTAGAACAATTAAGCTTGAAATATTTTCATTTTAGTATATAAGAGACGTCTCCGTTATCTCCATCTTGGATAGTCCTCATTCCTTGTCTTTTCAATTCAGGATCAATGTCTCCCCAGTCTAATTGATTGGATTCATATTTTTTGCCTGTCATCTTTTCAAATTCGCGGCGAGCATCTGATTTAGGTTCATCTATTACTTGCCGTAAATTCAATTTTACAGCAAGACCCCGTTTAACTAATACTTCACACAATTCTGGTAATTCGGCGCGGGCTAGTTCTCTAGCATCCCTTATTTGAAGTAGGCTTTCAGCCGCTTCTTGCTTAAGTGTTCCAAAGACTTCCTCTTCCCATTTACTATGCCTATTTGATGTTTTTTCTAAAGCAGTAAGTAAGTCTAAAAGTTGCTGATCGCTTTTATCTTCTAATTCTTGTTCTGCTTCTGGATTTGTCGCTATTTCATCTTGATCATGGTCTTCAGGTAAACCTTGATCTGCAAATGCACCAGGAGCCTCTCCCTTAAATTCTGGCATTATATTATTGTTAATTGTTAATAAATTCTTTATACTAAGATTATTATTATTTTAGCAAAATGTCAATTAAATTAGAATTTCTTTTCATTGCCCGCACACGGATAGGTTAGGGTAAAATCAAAATCTATTCTTGCAGGGCATAGCCGAGGCGGGCAAATATAATGACGCCGATTATCTAAAACTTTAATGGTAGCCGCGTGTATGTACGTTATGTACCATTATTAAACGGGCACAAAACACCGCCAGATTATGGCGGTGTTTCGGTTTTTTTATTTATTTCTACTGTGACTGTTTCAGGGAATCCTTCAGCGTTTTTCCTGCCTTGAACTTCGGAACGGTGACTGCTGGAATTTGTATCCGTTCGGTCGGCTTTTGGGGATTAACCCCCATGCGGGCTTCTCTGCGCTTGGCGGAGAATGTACCGAATCCGGTCAGGCTGACTTCGCCTCCGGCTTTCAGGGTGGAGATGACGGTATTTTCAAATACCTCCAGCATCTCTTCCGCCTGTTTCTTCGGCACGCTTAGTTTTTCTGCAATTACGTCTGCTAATTCTGCTTTATTCATTTTTAACCTCCTTCTAGCCGTCGTTTAGATTTGACGGGTAAATAATTTAGATATCTATTTGTTTGTTAATCAGTTCAATGCTGGTCGCTTTTCTCGTGTCGGAGTCTATCTGGACTACTACCGCATTGACCTGGGCTAATCCCTCTTCCGGGAAGTCGAACCGCTCTCTGTCATCATGGAGAAACCGGTTCAGGATTATTTCTTTTTTTACTCCGAGCACCGATTCAGCGGCACCGACCATCCCTACATCTGTGATATACGCGGTACCCTGCGGAAGAATTTTAGCATCAGCTGTCGGAACGTGGGTATGGGTTCCCAGAATCGCGGAAACCTTGCCGTCCGCGTGCCAGCCCATCGCTACTTTTTCACTGGTGGTTTCGGCGTGCAGGTCGACGATTATTCCGGCCAGTTCGGTATTTTTGTAAAGTTCCAGTATTTCGTTCAGGACGTGAAACGGGTTAGTAACGCCGTATTCATCGATAAATACCTGGCCCAGTAAGTTTATCATAAGTATTTTTTTTGTTCCAACTTCGACCACCTGGAAACCTCTGCCCGGTGTTTTATCCGGATAATTCGCAGGGCGGATTACCGGGATATCTTTATCGTCGAGCAGTGCCAGGCCGGTTTCCCGTTTGAAGATATGGTTGCCGGAGGTGCAGAAATCTACTCCTGAGTCCAGTAATTCCTGCAGGGTTTTTTTGGTGATGCCTTTGCCGTGCGCCAGATTTTCCACATTGGCCATCACGAGATCCGGTTTGTATTGTTCTTTCAGGGACGGCAAAATCTTGCTGACTGCGAGCCGGCCTATTTTACCGTCGACATCCCCGAAAAAGAGAACAGTTAACTTCATGATTTATATATCTAGCGGGCATATTCAATAACCCGTGTTTCCCGAATAACGTTTACTTTTATTTCACCCGGATATTTCAGTTCCGCTTCAATTTTATCAGCAATGTCTCTTGCCAGTTTGTGTGATGCAAGATCATCCAGTTCTTCCGGTTTTACAAATATACGCACTTCACGGCCTGCCTGGATGGCGTAGCATTTCTCCACGCCGGCAAATGAATTGGCAAGCTGTTCAATTTCATCGAGCCTCTTAATATACTGTTCGTAGGTGTCTTTTCTGGCACCAGGACGTGCGCCTGAGATGGCATCGGCAACTTTTACGATGATTCCCTCAATCGATGTCGGTTTGTCTTCATGATGCGCGACTGATATGTATGCCACTTCTTCCGGCAGTCCGAATTTCCTCATAATATCCCGTCCGATTTCCGGATGTCCGCCCTGTACCTCATGATCAACTGCTTTTCCGATATCGTGTAACAAACCGCCCTTCTTGGCGACTGCAACATTGGCACCCAATTCCTGGGCAAGCAGTGCGGATATATTTGCCACTTCAATCGAGTGCATCAGTACGTTTTGTCCGTAGCTGGTCCTGTATTTCAGCCGTCCCAAGATCTGTAAAAGTTTCGGATCAAGTCCGGCAACCCCCACTTCATAAGCGGCGTCTTCACCGGCTTTGCGGATATCTGCGGATAATTCTATCTTTGCTTCTGCGATCGCTTCTTCAATGCGGGATGGATGGATTCTGCCGTCTGAAATTAATTTATCCAAAGCCCGCTTCGCCAGATGTCTCCTGATCGGGTTGAATCCGGATATCACAATTGCTTCCGGAGTATCATCTACGATTATTTCCACACCGGTTTTTTGTTCAATCGTTTTTATATTGCGACCTTCTTTACCGATAATTCTGCCTTTCATTTCATCATTCGGCAGAGTTACAGTGGTGGTGGTTGTTTCAGCGACATGAGTGCCGGCATATCTTTGGATTACGGTGCTGAGCAGGGTACGGGCCCTGATTTCAAGTTCTTTTTCATTTACATCATCCATCTTCTTGATGCGTTGTACCAAATTGTCTTTGGATTCTTGTTCAACTTGATCCAGCAGCAGTTTTTTTCCGTCTTCTTTGGATAGTTCGGCTACGCTCTCCAGTTTTGATATCTGTTCCTGCTTAATCTTCTGAATTTCTACTTTGATTTGTTCAACTTGACTTGCCT is part of the Patescibacteria group bacterium genome and encodes:
- a CDS encoding HU family DNA-binding protein; this encodes MNKAELADVIAEKLSVPKKQAEEMLEVFENTVISTLKAGGEVSLTGFGTFSAKRREARMGVNPQKPTERIQIPAVTVPKFKAGKTLKDSLKQSQ
- a CDS encoding TIGR00282 family metallophosphoesterase; translated protein: MKLTVLFFGDVDGKIGRLAVSKILPSLKEQYKPDLVMANVENLAHGKGITKKTLQELLDSGVDFCTSGNHIFKRETGLALLDDKDIPVIRPANYPDKTPGRGFQVVEVGTKKILMINLLGQVFIDEYGVTNPFHVLNEILELYKNTELAGIIVDLHAETTSEKVAMGWHADGKVSAILGTHTHVPTADAKILPQGTAYITDVGMVGAAESVLGVKKEIILNRFLHDDRERFDFPEEGLAQVNAVVVQIDSDTRKATSIELINKQIDI
- the rny gene encoding ribonuclease Y; this encodes MENLIFIITLAIAAPIGMVIGYFGRKQMAIRQVDSAEAKAESIVKDAKAQEKEIVLQAKDKSISIIEHAKQEEQARMTETNQLRKRLEDRETRFDQKLLDLENQQQRVRDKASQVEQIKVEIQKIKQEQISKLESVAELSKEDGKKLLLDQVEQESKDNLVQRIKKMDDVNEKELEIRARTLLSTVIQRYAGTHVAETTTTTVTLPNDEMKGRIIGKEGRNIKTIEQKTGVEIIVDDTPEAIVISGFNPIRRHLAKRALDKLISDGRIHPSRIEEAIAEAKIELSADIRKAGEDAAYEVGVAGLDPKLLQILGRLKYRTSYGQNVLMHSIEVANISALLAQELGANVAVAKKGGLLHDIGKAVDHEVQGGHPEIGRDIMRKFGLPEEVAYISVAHHEDKPTSIEGIIVKVADAISGARPGARKDTYEQYIKRLDEIEQLANSFAGVEKCYAIQAGREVRIFVKPEELDDLASHKLARDIADKIEAELKYPGEIKVNVIRETRVIEYAR